A window of the Deltaproteobacteria bacterium genome harbors these coding sequences:
- the truB gene encoding tRNA pseudouridine(55) synthase TruB yields MHGVAIIDKPAGMTSAEVVARVKRIAGVRRCGHTGTLDPMATGVLPVCLGEATKLAGYLTAEDKAYDGEMVLGVETDTLDREGRVVRTADASGMTRAALERAMAQWVGEIDQIPPMYSAVKRDGRRLHELARAGEVVDRPPRRVRVDSFALRGFDPPRASFSVVCSKGTYVRSLVADVGAALGCGAHLAALRRTRAGRFGLDRAVPLAGLDAAALRAHLIDPAEAVDRLRAVPVPADRVRHVRHGRPPGEVVREIGEGERIRLLTPEGALLALVEGSAAGPRYLRVFTYGLTAR; encoded by the coding sequence GCGTCAAGCGCATCGCGGGCGTCCGCCGGTGCGGTCACACCGGCACGCTCGATCCGATGGCGACCGGCGTGCTGCCGGTGTGCCTCGGCGAGGCGACGAAGCTGGCGGGGTACCTGACGGCCGAGGACAAGGCGTACGACGGCGAGATGGTGCTCGGCGTCGAGACGGATACCCTCGACCGAGAGGGGCGGGTGGTTCGCACCGCCGATGCGTCGGGCATGACGCGCGCGGCGCTCGAGCGCGCGATGGCGCAATGGGTCGGCGAGATCGACCAGATCCCTCCGATGTATTCGGCCGTCAAGCGCGACGGCCGGCGGCTGCACGAGCTCGCTCGCGCCGGCGAGGTCGTCGATCGGCCACCTCGCCGCGTGCGGGTCGACTCGTTCGCGTTGCGCGGGTTCGACCCGCCGCGCGCGTCGTTCTCGGTCGTCTGCTCGAAGGGCACGTACGTCCGCTCACTCGTCGCCGACGTGGGCGCGGCGCTCGGCTGCGGCGCGCACCTGGCGGCGCTGCGCCGCACCCGCGCCGGCCGGTTCGGCCTCGACCGCGCCGTCCCGCTCGCCGGCCTCGACGCCGCCGCTCTGCGCGCGCATCTGATCGACCCGGCCGAGGCGGTCGACCGGCTGCGCGCCGTGCCGGTGCCGGCGGACCGGGTGCGCCACGTGCGACACGGCCGGCCGCCGGGCGAGGTCGTGCGGGAGATCGGGGAAGGCGAGCGAATTCGGCTGCTTACGCCGGAAGGCGCGCTGCTCGCGCTGGTCGAGGGCAGTGCGGCCGGCCCCCGCTATCTGCGCGTATTCACGTATGGCTTGACGGCGCGCTGA
- a CDS encoding 30S ribosomal protein S15 has product MSVSPVIKRETIDKYRTHETDTGSPEVQVALLTQRIAHLTEHCKVHKKDHHSRRGLLKMVGQRRSLLDYLKRKDYDRYANLIKSLGIRK; this is encoded by the coding sequence ATGAGTGTTTCGCCCGTCATCAAGCGGGAGACGATCGACAAGTACCGGACGCACGAGACCGACACGGGCTCGCCCGAGGTCCAGGTTGCGCTGCTCACCCAGCGGATCGCGCACCTCACCGAGCACTGCAAGGTCCACAAAAAGGATCACCACTCGCGTCGCGGTCTGCTCAAGATGGTCGGCCAGCGCCGCAGCCTGCTCGACTACCTCAAGCGCAAGGACTACGACCGCTACGCGAACCTGATCAAGAGCCTGGGCATCCGTAAGTAG